The Arachis duranensis cultivar V14167 chromosome 2, aradu.V14167.gnm2.J7QH, whole genome shotgun sequence genome has a window encoding:
- the LOC107474022 gene encoding glycine-rich protein 5, giving the protein MAKWCIMLLVLALVVVSTASARKVPNNDATLKDQKNFLSYGGVGGYSGIGGNGMPFGGVGAGIGSGFGGVGAVTGIGGLSGFGGGVGGGGGASGSVPLP; this is encoded by the coding sequence ATGGCTAAGTGGTGCATCATGCTTCTTGTTCTTGCCCTTGTTGTTGTGTCCACAGCAAGTGCAAGAAAGGTTCCTAATAATGATGCAACTTTGAAGGACCAGAAGAATTTCCTGAGCTATGGCGGCGTTGGTGGCTATTCGGGAATTGGAGGGAATGGAATGCCCTTTGGAGGTGTAGGTGCTGGAATTGGATCCGGCTTTGGTGGTGTAGGAGCTGTCACCGGGATCGGCGGACTCAGTGGATTTGGTGGTGGAGTCGGCGGCGGTGGTGGAGCTTCTGGCAGTGTCCCTCTCCCTTGA